In one Candidatus Omnitrophota bacterium genomic region, the following are encoded:
- a CDS encoding TIGR04372 family glycosyltransferase, protein MKDIGQGPIRKLYQCLLVPPAVLIAIGIRILRPLIVVRWGRIDIARIGGIYRADWYLSLYHGRMCRDKYFDIFYFDWSGVVGNSQWWAMWKRVLRIFPFGGLAKLVGRISCILPGDKLYIVPVMDATPSTISEHQDILKRILEHKEPNVAFTPQEEHFGHQEIRGLGIPEKAPFVCFHARDAAYLDAVYPDRSWGYHDYRDSNIFNYLPAVEGLARRGYHAVRMGSTVKDRLPASNAAIIDYAANGSRTDFLDVYLGAKCHSFLCSDTGMSIIPEAFKRPVVYVNWVPIQRISIWVSNGIFIFKKFYSVSKKRCLTFSEIIQSGLGNCWDGRDFEKNEIELRENSPEEIMAPVFEMEDRLKGKWKAGPEDEELQRRFWACLGWDNLNPNVRIGAEFLRQNQDLLN, encoded by the coding sequence ATGAAAGATATCGGTCAGGGGCCAATAAGGAAGTTATATCAGTGTCTTTTGGTCCCTCCGGCTGTCCTGATCGCCATAGGTATACGGATATTGCGGCCATTGATCGTTGTGCGATGGGGAAGGATCGACATCGCAAGGATAGGCGGAATATACCGGGCGGATTGGTACCTGTCTTTGTATCATGGCCGCATGTGCAGGGATAAATACTTTGATATTTTTTACTTCGATTGGTCCGGGGTCGTCGGCAACAGCCAATGGTGGGCGATGTGGAAGCGAGTTTTGCGTATTTTTCCATTCGGAGGATTGGCAAAACTCGTCGGGAGGATATCATGCATATTGCCAGGGGATAAGCTTTACATTGTTCCGGTGATGGATGCCACTCCATCAACGATCAGCGAGCATCAAGATATTCTTAAGCGCATCCTTGAACATAAAGAACCTAATGTTGCTTTTACTCCGCAAGAAGAGCATTTTGGCCATCAAGAGATTCGGGGGTTAGGCATACCAGAAAAGGCCCCCTTTGTCTGTTTTCATGCCCGCGACGCGGCATATCTGGACGCCGTATATCCTGATAGAAGTTGGGGTTATCACGATTATAGAGATTCCAATATTTTTAATTATCTTCCTGCGGTCGAAGGACTTGCCCGGCGAGGTTACCATGCGGTTAGAATGGGCAGCACGGTGAAGGACAGGTTGCCCGCGTCGAACGCGGCCATTATCGATTACGCCGCCAATGGAAGCCGAACAGATTTTTTGGATGTTTATTTAGGAGCTAAGTGTCATTCTTTTTTATGCTCCGATACCGGGATGTCTATTATCCCGGAGGCCTTTAAGCGTCCTGTTGTTTACGTGAATTGGGTCCCGATCCAGCGGATATCGATCTGGGTTTCAAACGGGATATTCATCTTCAAAAAATTCTACTCTGTGAGCAAAAAGCGTTGCTTAACGTTTAGTGAAATAATTCAGTCCGGCCTGGGGAACTGTTGGGATGGCAGAGATTTTGAAAAGAATGAAATAGAATTAAGAGAGAATAGCCCGGAAGAGATCATGGCGCCGGTCTTTGAAATGGAGGATCGTCTTAAGGGCAAGTGGAAGGCTGGGCCTGAAGACGAAGAGCTGCAGAGGCGTTTTTGGGCATGTTTAGGGTGGGATAATCTAAATCCTAACGTAAGGATCGGGGCCGAATTTTTGCGTCAAAATCAGGATCTCTTGAACTGA